In Capsicum annuum cultivar UCD-10X-F1 chromosome 7, UCD10Xv1.1, whole genome shotgun sequence, one genomic interval encodes:
- the LOC124885864 gene encoding protein MAIN-LIKE 2-like, which produces MSNVFQPNKNQKPNYFRGNHCPNSEKKRKFSRLFATVLIRRRRKNCCVSFDASSYSISSLSTPLATPSSKYFYKAGSSSYKLNPGPLEPSVLTQQLTHRSRDIWDGSADIILNMRKSDGSFWKLVEKYPIHPRVLEVIKLSGLYGVYRCNKPAIDRSWITSLVEHWRPETHTFHFRTGEASITLQDIEVLYGLLVNGAPVLGIETTRTIGDWQNICQRLLGFVPSLRDFSSSFLKASALKAHMLSEPQLSDMTTQEILNQKARCYMFWMIARTMMADTSGSYLKLMYLPMLEDVNAIGSYSWGSATLAYLYRFLCKAP; this is translated from the exons ATGAGTAACGTtttccaaccaaataaaaatcaaaagccTAATTATTTTAGGGGCAACCATTGCCCTAAttctgaaaagaaaagaaaattctcTCGTCTCTTTGCCACTGTCCTAAttcgaagaagaagaaaaaattgctGTGTGTCTTTCGACGCCTCTAGCTACTCCATCTCGTCTCTTTCGACGCCTCTGGCTACTCCATCATCTAA GTACTTTTATAAGGCTGGTAGTAGTTCATACAAGCTGAATCCTGGGCCACTTGAACCGTCTGTATTAACTCAACAACTTACTCATAGGTCACGGGATATATGGGATGGAAGTGCTGATATAATTCTTAATATGAGAAAGAGTGATGGAAGTTTTTGGAAGCTCGTAGAAAAATATCCTATCCATCCACGAGTTTTAGAAGTGATTAAATTATCTGGATTGTATGGTGTTTATAGATGTAATAAGCCTGCTATTGATCGTAGTTGGATCACTTCATTAGTTGAGCATTGGCGTCCTGAAACACATACTTTCCACTTTAGAACAGGTGAAGCAAGTATCACTTTGCAAGATATCGAGGTGTTGTATGGATTACTCGTGAATGGTGCTCCGGTACTTGGTATTGAGACGACGAGAACTATTGGTGATTGGCAAAACATTTGTCAAAGATTATTAGGTTTTGTTCCATCTCTCCGGGACTTTAGCAGTAGTTTCCTCAAGGCCTCTGCGCTTAAAGCGCACATGCTAAGTGAGCCACAATTGTCAGACATGACAACTCAAGAAATACTCAATCAGAAAGCTAGGTGTTACATGTTCTGGATGATTGCACGTACGATGATGGCAGATACATCTGGTTCTTATTTGAAGCTTATGTACCTGCCTATGCTCGAGGACGTCAATGCAATTGGGTCTTATAGTTGGGGTAGTGCAACTTTAGCGTACTTGTATCGTTTTCTTTGTAAAGCCCCATAG